The Capsicum annuum cultivar UCD-10X-F1 chromosome 3, UCD10Xv1.1, whole genome shotgun sequence genomic sequence GAGAAGTGAACGGGACAGTGGACACCAACACAAGGCTAAATATTAGATCGGTGCCTAACAAGTTTTATAGAAAGTAATTGAACTAGAGTTGGACAGAAGAGGAACTAATGTGTGACGCTATTGTACAAAACAAGCTCCTTCCATCAAGAAAACCTGATATTATTATCACCCATAAAGGGAATGCAGTATTCACGCAGAGCGGAAACTGGAAAGGTGTGAAAAGAAAATGGAATTCCTTAGTCAACAAAGTGGGTTGAGAACCATAAAGTCTCATATTCAAATCCTAACACTGAAAAACACTAGCTGTTGAAATTTCGGTGaacagagttacctggtacctggTACCTGATTAGTTGAAGCGCATGCAAGCTGCCATGGATACCACggttataagaaaaaaaaaatacaagtgcAACTTTCTCGGAGATATCCTTAGATTAAGCAAAAGAACTTGATATCTGAAAGTTCTGCTGTCACTTTTTGGTAATGCTTTCACTAAATGATGGCAAAGCAGCAAGCAGCGAATCAAACTGTATGGACCAAAGCAACAAAATATTGATTTCGTTCAACACTTGCAGTCTCAAAGGTGATGCTTTGAAAGCAAAACAACAGAAAGTTTTTACTCCGACAACcatgctgaattagaaaaagatagGAGGGAAAGCAAATCAAAAAGTTACAAATCATTAAGCACCCTCGACCACTCAGACACAAATGAACGGTAAATATACAGGGTCTGTAAGTGCGGAGTGAGAACTTCAGCTATTTTACTCGCACAAAAAGTGATGACGGGAATTGGATGCTTACTCTTCACCTCAGCTTATTATTCTTGTCAGCCTGCGGTTTCAGTCTGTTCTTGCACAACCCTATTCAAGTATACATTCTTCATCCAAGCTGTTGTAATTTGCAATGTTAAAAAAAAACTTGCACACGAGTTATTCAGAGGTAGTGGTTAGATCGATCTTACCAAATAGTCCACCATAATCTGAACTGAATTAGAAGGAAAGGGAAAATAGGCCTGACTCGTTCACAAAGATAAAAATAACACATGATCTGTATAGCTTTATTTCTAACTTCTAGTCAGAATTCATAAATGATAGAACGTAACAATGTGTAAAAATAGCTGACCTACTGTAAAGTACCCATGAATGTCAAATAGGATCAATTATATGACTGTTACCAAACCATGAAAGCAATTGCATTTGGAACTAAATCCTGAAGTTAATCAATATGGGTCAATGTTGTATACAATTTTTGACTTATGGAAAGCACCAGCAATACAACTGTGTATCTGTAGCAGTCCCCAAACTACCGCTTTCAAACTCAGTAAAAAGTCCTTAAAATATGGATTGTAGAGTAGATCTTTCAAGTTTGGATGCTTTTATATCCAATTTGACTCAGGTTCATTGTAATACCGATCAAGCAAGAAACAAGTTAACCTTTGTGTCCAATCACCTCAATGACGATCAATTAATTGTACTTCAATTTGCTATATGAATCTAGTATATCCATTCTGCTTATTTACGGTCCATTTCATTCCACTACTAAATAAATTGTTTTTCAAAACaaacttcttctattttttttttattttattttaaataatggtATAAAACCTTCTAGAACAAAAACTCTAAATCTCACTTATTCCTACCGATCAAGTCTCTAACCAGAATGAGAACACTCTTGACAAACAACCGGAACAAAAAATACTAGATGATTTCTTCGCAGCTGTGTTAGTGAGAGGTAACAGGTACAGATGGTATAGTTGAGGCACGCAAGCTAGTCCGGACACCACCTTCATTAAAGAAACTCAAACTAGTTGTATCACCTGTGTTAGATTCTTTATTTCCCATTTGTTCTAGTCTTGGCTAAATCAGCTATTGATTTCAAGAAATGTTGTTATACTAGACACGACTATAAATAAGTTATACCTCAAAAGAGATGAACAAAATATACTCTCATACTCACAAACATTCCATGTAACTACCCAACATGGCACATGTGACATAGAGCATGCACAAGCAACTAAAGTTTTGTGAATGGTAATACTAGAGTCAGTTCAAGATTGTAGTACACTAACTGTTGCCAAACCAGAGCCTTCTGGGCATGGAAAGGTATACATGTAAAGGAGATGAGAAATACTGAAGAGATAATAAACCAGCATCTAGCTTCAGTGTCCAAAGCAAATTCTCTTTAAGGTGTCAATATCCTCTTAAGGTGGCAAGTGACTTTAAGAGAAACATGATTCTCTTGTAAGAGAAAGGCCATCCTTTCATTACAAGCGCTTAGTGATGcaaataaagaattttaaaagACAAGTTACACCATCTAAGGGTTTTATATCTCCTGCTTTACTGTTCTCTATGTAGAATAATACGTCTATCATTCCCATCAAAGATGCTAAAAACACAGAGTTGTCTCTGattaactacaacaacaacaacatacccagtgtgtTCCCACCTAGTTGGTCTGGGGTTGTCTCTGATTAACTAAGATAGTGATAATAGTCAATAACATTAtaaaattagtttagtttatgtaACAGccctatattttttttactagtGAAACGCTAATTTTGATCGATCAAACTGATTCAACTGGaaacttgataaatagggtcacataattCAAATGAAACAGGCTGAATTAAGGTAGCTTCCATTGTGATGCTCAAGAGCAATGCCTAAAATACACAGACTGTTACACAAAATAGAGTTCCATAAAAAGACTCGAGTTCATAGTACTCTCAAAAGAAATTTGGAGCCTTTCGCCCCCCAACTCTGCCAACAACAAAATCACCACCTGGTCATTTCTATACGGCAAATTAATGACGATAAAGAACCAAATGCTGACAAAAGAGTACATAATACAAACTTACTATGTTTAAAACTAAGAACAAATCATTGCTCGGTATTTTTGCTCAACAAATAGCTCTTCAGAACATCCATAACTGATCCAAAATCTGCTTTCACTTCCACAGGTGGGTTAGAAAACCGACATTCCATGTCGTTTATTTCCTTTGAGTGGTAATCAATCTTGGATTGAGTAAACTTCAAACCATGAGCTGTACTCACAACCACAGTCCTATCAGATGGTGCAATGACTCCACTATTTCTCAGCTTGAACAACGCAGTCAATGCCACACCAGTGTGTGGGCAAATGAACATACCAGTCGAGTCCGCCTGAGCCATAGCATCCATCAACTCCTCCTCTATTGCCTCCTCGACTATTCCATTGCAGTTCTGCAGGGCAAAAACAGCTCTGTCTATAGACACCGGGTCACCAATCTGTATAGCAGATGCAAATGTTGTGTTCGCCTTCACAGGTTTGAAGTCCTTCCAACCAGATTTGTAATGCAAGTAAAGCGGATTGGCATTGGCAGCTTGAGCACAAACAAGCCTAGGGATGCGATCCACAAGCCCCAACTCTTTGCACATCTGAAAACCTTTATAAAATGCATATATGTTGCCCAAGTTCCCACCAGGAACTATCACCCACTCCGGAACTTCCCAATCAAACTGCTGCAAAATTTCAATTGCCGCCGTCTTTTGCCCTTCCAACCTCAAACTATTCAATGAATTAGCCAAGTAAATAGGCAACTCAGCAGTGACTTCGCGAATCAACTGCATACAACCATCAAAATCAGTATCAATACTCAACACAAAAGCACCATTTGCTATTGGCTGAACCAGTTGTGCCATAGATATCTTATTTGCAGGTAGAAACACAATTGACGGAATGCCTGCAGCTGCACAGTAAGCAGACAACGCAGCAGACGTGTCTCCGGTGGAAGCACAGCCCACGCCCACAACCGGTTTATGCATTTTCCGCAACCGATTCACTTGACTCACCAAAACAGTCATCCCAAGATCCTTAAAACTACCAGTGTGACTAATCCCACAGTGTTTGACCCACAAATCAGACATGCCCAAAAACTGTTTGCCAAAACGCTCAGCCCAAAACAGATTTGAGTTTCCTTCAAATGCACTAACAATATCATCACTATCTATTTCAGGCAGAACCCATTCCTTCTTAGACCAAACACCTGACCCATAAGGCCAAGTAGTTTTACCGACGCGAGAATCAAACAGGGTTCGCCAATACTGTCCATCAAACTTCTTCAACGCATCCATATCATGCTGAACATCAAGTAATCCACCAGAGCGGCTCCGGTACACAATCTCATCTAGAGAATACCATTCATCAGAGCTAGGACCAGCATTAAAAGGCACGTACCTGCAAAACGGCTCAATAAAATTAATGGCTAAAGCAAAATCAAACTTAAGACATAACTTCTACGTAAACAAATTTAAATTGACAACATATTCCATCTATTTAATCATCACCAAAGCAGCTCAGTAAAATTAAGCAAAATCAAATAgagaattcaatttttttaaaaaaacaaaattgaaatgaCGATATAATCAATGTATTTAATTTTTCCAAAGGCTCAATAAAATTAATGGCTAATGCAAAATCAAACTTACACATAACTTCTGCATAAACAAATTTAAATTGACAACATATTCCATCTATTTAATCTTGGCCAAAGCggttcaataaaattagtggtttGAAGCAAAATCAAATGGAgactttcatttaaaaaaaaaaaaaagaaaaactgaaatgACAATATAATCAATCTATTTAATTTTCTTGCGGGCTCAATAAAATTAGCGGTTTAAAGCAAAGTCAAATGAAGACACAATCTATTTAATCTTTTTAGGTGGCCCGCCCTGCATACCTGGCAGAGAAATTATGAGATGAGCAGTGGCGGTGAGCATCTTCCCTGATGTTCACGTCGGCAGGACGGCGGTGCTTTTGGGGGGAAATAGCGTCATTTGTGGATGCGGTGGCTTTAACCGGAATGAAGGAGTGGGAAACATTATTGGATTTAGACGTAGctgttgttgattgatgatgaagTTGAGGACAAGGAGAAAGGAAAGAGGATCTAAGCATGAGAGAAGCTGCCATTGTTGCGTGTGACTGGTATGGTAAGAGAAGATGGCGGGCGAGGGAGCGGGGATTTGCCGTACTTAGGGGCCATATATATCTGGAAATGCTCTGCCATTAAAAGGGTCTGCGTATGATTGTGCCACGTGTCTGGGTGATTTGATCCAGCGGCTTATAAAAGACTTGCCGTTTTCCCGTTTAAATTATGTTTGGTGAATTACGTTATTGTCCCCCTTGACGTACCCACTCACCTGCCCTTTCACTCAAGTTTGCAATTGTTATAACGGAAAAGGGTTAAATTATCtttgatatattatattttggactaCAGAAAAACTCAAATTAAAGTTAAATAGCTTactttttaaaaacaaaacacaTTTTAATTTAGCCCGGCCTACACAAGCAAATATAACTCTTCTTCAATTATATTGATCAAATTTTTTCAACGAGACGAGGCTAACGAATATTCATCAATGCATAgataatgaaaattgaatttgcATCTGTGTAGAGACAAACAAGTATACTCTTTCCTCAGTTCATGAATCTGCAACAGAGCTCATGAAAAATGGCAGTTAGCGGTAAAATACAACACATTAGATCCACTAGATATTTATTTGCATGATTGAGTTGAGAGGTCACCTTATATGCTAATCATGACATCTCTTAATTCATTCTTATTTCGCTATATACAAATTGGATCTACACAAATTTATCCACTTTGTTCTAGAAACTAGATGCATAtcgaattttaaaatttgaacataactGATATAGGAGCAGAGTCTGTAATAGATATTTTCTCTAATTTCATGCTTCTACGTTCTCATTCCATTTTACGTTTTGTTCGTTTGTAAACAACCCACTAGCGCTGCACGttgaaagagaaatatatttgTTTGTTGAAAAAAATCGATCAACAGAACTGAGGGAGGaatatatttatttgtgtctGTCTTTTTGTGGGTCGGGGGAAATGAGTCAATTTAGTTTagagtgtattttattttttaaaaatgaggcatttagttttgatttaagtTTTGCTATCAAATGAAGGGTATAAGTGAAAAACTTCTCAATGGCgaaggtaaattttatatcagaATATACCGAAAgatatatttagtcaatttttcatACTAGAGGATAAATTTGGCCCTTTTCCCTTGTAATAATGGTGATTTTTCAAATAATGCTTTAATTTCTCTtgcaaaaacaacaataacataccaagTGTATTCCTACAAGGTGAGATCTAGAGAGGATAGAATACATGCAGTCCTTATCACCATTTTAGAAGTGCAGTAGAGAGTCTATTTTTGATAAACCCTCGACTTAAGATAAACTCAGTCCAAAACAATGTATATAAGAGCAAGAAACATTATGtaacaaaatcaacaaatagTAACATAAATAAGGCTAGCACAAAATAATGTTATACTAACAAAAAGCTACAACTCTATTGACAAGAAACTATAAGCTATTGACATAGAAACACTCCttcctctaatcttctaccttaATTATCGTCCTTTACACCTTCCTATGTGGAGCGTTACTCtttcatggtatttttaagaCTGCGAGAATGTCCGAGGCGTAGAGATGGAGTACAATGATTCCGTTATAtgaaaacaagggtgacattcagagttgcaacaactataggggtattaagctgatGAGTCActctataaagatttgggaggAATGATTGAGCGGAGATTAAGGAGGGCCATGTCCGTTTCGGAGAATCAGTttagatttatgcctggtcgcttgacgacagaggcaatccacctggtgaggagattggtggagcagtatatagagaaaggaagagggatttacacatggtgttcatcgacctgaaaaaggcatatgataaagtcccgagggaggtcctttggagatgcttggaggtgagaagGGTCTCAGTggtgtacatcagagctattaaggacatgtacgatggagaaAAGACCCGGGTGAAgatggcgggaggagactcagagcatttttcggttgagacagggttgcatcagggatcgactcttagtctaTTCCTTTTTGCGTTGGTGACAGACGTATTGACGCGGAGTAATCAaagcgaggtgccttggtgtatattatttgcggatgatgtagtgctgattgatgagatgtgGGGGGTGTAAACGAGAAATttgaggtttggaggcaaactcttgagtctaagaggttcaggttgagtaggtccaagaaggagtatttggaatgcaaatttagtgacttgaggcaggaggacgaggtggtggtgaggttggactcccaagaAATTTGTAAGAggaatagttttaagtattttgggtctatgatttaggaaaatggtgagattgatgaggatatctctaaacgtattggagcaggttggatgaagtagaggctcgcctcgggagtgttgtgtgataagaaggtgccccttaagcttaaagacaaattctataGAATGGCAGTCCGAccgaccatgttgtatggagcggagtgttggccggtcaagcactcccacatcaaaaaattaaaggcgacagaaatgagaatgttgcgttggatgtgtgggcttactagaggggacaaagttaggaatgagattattcgagagaaggtgggagtggcttcggtggaggacaagatatgggaaggaagactgagatggtttgggcatgtgatgaggaagggCGCGGATGTtgcagttcgtaggtgtgagaggctagctttgaatgatttcaagaggagtagaggtaggccgaaaaaATACTGGAAGgaggtaattagacatgacatggagcagcttcagcttactgaggacataaccctagatagaaaggtgtggaggtcgcaaataagggtagaaggctagtgtgagtgtgtgggttgtagcaggCAGCCAGGAGAGATCCTGTATAGCCGAGTTAATAATCCTAGGACTAtgtacataggtgtctttggtAAGTGAGTGTATGTTGTGACTAGGTGGGTGTCctgtttcttatttcttagttcctattttctcttttagtgTTGCCCTTATTTCTCGTATTTTCGTATTTCTTTGACTTCTattgtattatttcttatttctgttgtgtCTTCCAACTCcttgtttactatttttttcttgagtcgggggtctattggaaacaacatctctacttcttcgaagatAGCGGTATAgtctgtgtacatcttaccctccccagatttcactttgtgggaatacactgagtttgttgttgttgtttcttggaGTTGTCCATAGTCAACCTCCACACCTCTGTAATGGACATCCGTActtctcctcatcacatgcctaaaTCATCTCAACATAACTTTCCGCATCTTGTCTCATCGAGTCAAGCTGCAAGCTTTAAAGAAGTTGTATATATCATATGAATGAATTATATTAAACAACTAGTTACTACACTATGTCGAGTACTAGTgagtttttataaaattataagtattttaaaatttgtaactacaactatttaattataaaaagaaCATGGAGATACACAATTTGTCAATATGattgaaatattttgatattttatttatgaattatgatttaattatttgataagattcattaaaattgaaaaaattaatagTTTTCACAATTATGTAGTTTCatgaatagtaaaaaaaatacaatttacgAAATCTAAATTATATGTCCAGACATAATTtgaacatgtcataatttcacaTTATATGTCCAAACATACCATTATCCAAATCGATGGACGCTAGCCtgtaatcaattttttttcaacttatgATAATCaattccaacaaaaaaaaaaaaaaaaaaaggaagggactACGTGCTTGGTACTATCGCCAGCACTTATATGTTGTCACATGGTTATTGTTGTACTAGTTTTTCGATACCTGCGTTGCCCGTGTATGATGACTCATGTAGtatatgattttataaaatatgttataagataatgatttgaagaaataattatacGTGAAAAATAAATTACATGTTTATGTGATTTTTCATTGTGGATCATAAGATGTTTGGATATCATCCAAATCTACTTGGAAGAAACAAAAAGTTTAATTGCTTAATTATCTTCAAGATAAAATTCGTAAAgacttattatttaatttttttcccttttccatgTTTTTCCTCAAAAGGGAGAAATAGTTTGTAGCtcgttttcaaaaataaaaaataaaaaatttatgtccTTTACATATAAGAGATCTTTATTTGTACACATGATGTTTGAAAATgtcattttcttatattcaaaTTGTATGTGTGACAGAAAATAAACAATTGAGAACAGAAAGTACTAACTCTAttccaatttatgtgatacatttTCCTTTTAAGTCAGTTCCAAAAAAGAAAGacacattta encodes the following:
- the LOC107861704 gene encoding threonine synthase, chloroplastic, with the protein product MAASLMLRSSFLSPCPQLHHQSTTATSKSNNVSHSFIPVKATASTNDAISPQKHRRPADVNIREDAHRHCSSHNFSARYVPFNAGPSSDEWYSLDEIVYRSRSGGLLDVQHDMDALKKFDGQYWRTLFDSRVGKTTWPYGSGVWSKKEWVLPEIDSDDIVSAFEGNSNLFWAERFGKQFLGMSDLWVKHCGISHTGSFKDLGMTVLVSQVNRLRKMHKPVVGVGCASTGDTSAALSAYCAAAGIPSIVFLPANKISMAQLVQPIANGAFVLSIDTDFDGCMQLIREVTAELPIYLANSLNSLRLEGQKTAAIEILQQFDWEVPEWVIVPGGNLGNIYAFYKGFQMCKELGLVDRIPRLVCAQAANANPLYLHYKSGWKDFKPVKANTTFASAIQIGDPVSIDRAVFALQNCNGIVEEAIEEELMDAMAQADSTGMFICPHTGVALTALFKLRNSGVIAPSDRTVVVSTAHGLKFTQSKIDYHSKEINDMECRFSNPPVEVKADFGSVMDVLKSYLLSKNTEQ